The Haloplasma contractile SSD-17B DNA segment TCCGATTGTCTACTAAATATCATATAATACTATAGATCTTTTCCTACAATAGCATTGTAAGGAAGTACTTATTATGGTAGAATAACTGAGTATTTTTTATGTTGTTAATATAGAATGGGAGGTAAAGTATGGAATTATTAAACAAAATTATACACAAAAATATAAGTGACATAAATGGTAACCCTTCTAAACGAAGGACTGCTAGAGGTATAATAGTAAATGGTTCTGAAATATTGTTAATGTATACGAAGTTCTATAATGATTATAGTTTTCCTGGTGGGGGCGTAAATAAAGAAGAGGATTTAAAAACTGCATTGAAACGAGAGTTATACGAAGAAATTGGTGCAAGTAAAATTGAAATCTTAAAAGAATATGGCATGCTTGAAGAATACAGACCAACAAGTGACCCTGAATATGATTTCGCTTATATGGAGTCATACTTTTTTGTTTGTCAAGTAGAAAAAGAATTAGGTACACCTAATTTAGAAGATTATGAAATTGCTCATGGAATGAAACCTGTATGGATTGATATTAATAAGGCAATTGCACATAATAAAGCGGTAATTGATAATAAAGAAGAGTCTATGGGATTATCTATAAGGCGTGAAACGTTTGTTTTAGAACATATAAGAGACCACTTAATTAAAAAATAGACTCGCATAGGTGAGTCTTTTTATTTTGTCTATATAAATAATACCGCGTTACGTTACAATCATATCTTCTTTTACTCCACATCGAGATACTGGTAACCATTTTTATCAAACGAGAGTAATACAAATTTGTTATAATTCTCATTTCCTTTATTTTTAATTGTGCTACAACGTCTTATTCTGTTCGGTTTAATCATTTTAAATTCTCACCAAATAACTTTTTCCCTAGAACCTATAATTGGAACATAAGTCCTTTCTGCACTTACATACATCAAGGTCTGTCTCTACTGTATAATAATAAGTAAATAATCACTAAAAACTCTAATCAACTTTTCTTCCTTATTTTTTCTTCATATTTTGTCATACACATCCGGATATAATCGAAACTTTATCCATCTACTTCAAATATCTCTGAATGTTTTAATAGCGAATTTCAAATACTAATTATATAAATAATAAACAGAAGGTGATCACATGGATTTTATTATTAATACCTTTATTCTTCTATCTTCAGGTATTATATTACTTAGATTATTTGGTAGGCGCTCAATTGGTCAAATGACAATCGGCGAAGGGATCATCATGATTTCAATAGGTTCATTACTTGTGTCTCCAATTGGTAATGAAAGTGTACTAAATACTGTTATCATTGCTGTAATTTATATTGTGGTAATCATGGTCCTTCAACGATTACAAGTTAAGTCTATTTCATTTACCAAGTTATTAACAGGAACATCAGTAGTGATAGTTGATGAAGGTAAAATTGTCAAAAATAATCTAAAAAAATTACGTTTGACTGAGACATTGTTAGAGATGTTGTTACGACAACAAGGTGTTACTAAACTAAGTGATGTTAAAACTGCTACCTTAGAACCCAATGGTAGAGTTGGTTATGAATTATATGATGATGCAAAGCCTGTTACCTTTAGAGATATAAAACCGATTTTGCAGGCTCTTAATTTAAATACAACTAAAACCCCAAATGAGAATGAAAATATTTTTACAGAGATTAAAAGAAACAAATAGATAATAACAAACGTGTACCACCTATCATTAAAGAGGGTACACGTTTTTTTATTTTCATTTTTTATTTTGTTCTGTTATATCTGACACATGTCTGCTCATTCCAACCTTAGTTAGTATATTCGTTATAAAGGAAGTCTTTCCTTCTATATAGGAATCAATGTCATTTGGATATTTCACAGCTAATGACTTTTTTAGTTTACCATATTCTCTAACAGCATTTTCGTTATCTCGCAAATAATTTCTTAACCTTAAATGATTTTCTAGACTAGGGATTCCTCTTATACACACATATAGATGATGCCTACACCATGCGTCATATTCCTGAACATAAGGAACTGCTTCAGACTTACGCTTAAATGCCTCACGTCCGTTAATCCCAAGATCACCTTGATGCTCGTAACCTAAAACTTGAAGACAATTGATTACTTTTCTTACATCATCCTGGTTTTCCACAATTATGTCAATATCTATAATCGGTTTTGCTGCAAGTCCAGGAACTGACGTGCTGCCAACATGCTCTATTTGAATATCAATATGTTTTAACTTTGTTTTATAAACAGATTTTAATTCATTAAACTGTTTTTCCCATTCTGGATTGTAATCCTCTACTACAATTTGCATTTAATCACCTACTAATTCACTATAGTCTATATTTCTTTTCTTTTTCAGCCATTCCTTAAATTCATTTAATGTTTTAATTTCTTCATTTATTACAGATTGATACACATCAATACTAAAAAATTCAGTTCCATATTGAGGGTGTTTATGAACTTTAGCCTTTATATCAATGATTATTTCTCTAGCAGGTTCTGTCATAAGGTCTCGTATATCATTAATATAGTTTTCATTCTCCTCAATATGCGCTATATTGGTAAACCAAATATCAAAATTCCATAATTGATTATTTAATAGTGTTTCAAATCCAACAAAATATCCTTTCGGACATCCCGTTTCTTCTTCGAACGTATTCTTAGTTTCAAACCAAATCGGTTTAAACTGCTCAAAGATTTCATTTGCAAATTGGTATATATCACGCTGTGATACCTTACTTATGTCTACAAATATGTCTAAATCTCTCCATACCATTAAGTCAAGTGCATAACTCCCTGTAATTTGCACATCGCCAAAACAAGATAACATCTTTTTTAATCCCATATCATAAAGAAAAGTATCCGCTTCTTGCTTTAATTTTTCATTTATTTCTAAAATCACTTCAATCACCCCTATGTAATTATTAAATGTCGGTATTTTCATACTATTTTACTGTTTTTATCTACACCTTTTATCAAAAGTCTTCTTGTTACTGTAATTAACTATTTGGGTCCTATTTAGACTTACGTAAAATTAATGGTTGGTTAATTAGAGAGCGATTGGCCTCATATTCAGACTGTAAATAATTATTCCATTTAACACAAGTGATCGGATTACTCAAAAAGAGGAAGCGTTAAGACTTCCTCGTTTAGTTACTATTTTTTTATAATTGATGACTTTTTGTTACGTCATATATTAATAAACAATTAGTACAGTAAATTTATTTTTACTTCTCTTCTAATTCTTCTGTTAATTCAATAATCTCATCAATCATATTTCCAATATGTTCGATTGTATCTAATAACGGTTGTTCTGTCGTTATATCGACACCCGCCATCTTAGCTAGTTCTACAGGTGATTTTGTTCCTCCTGCATTTAATACGTTACGCCAATCTTTAACGGCTGGTTTCCCTTCGTTTAGTATGCGTCTACTTGCTTGAGTTGCTACGGTTAAACCAGCACTATAGGTATACGGATATAACCCCATATAATAATGAGGTTGTCTCATCCATGTGAGCTCTGCACCATCATTAATCTTAACTGTGTCTCCCCAGAATTTCTCTAATACGTCCCGCTTTAACTCACTTAACTTCCCTGCCTGTACGCTTCCACCTTCATCAATGATTTTATACACTTCTCTTTGATAAGCAGCTTCAAGTAGATGCGTTACAAAGTTATGGTAGTATGTACGGCTAATTATTGAAGATAATACCCAACGCTTCATACGTGGATCATCTGTTTTTTTCATTAAATAGTTTGCCATTAACATCTCATTCATCGTTGAAGGAGCCTCGATGAAATAGAGAGATGGTCTTGTATTTAAAATATTCTGATTTTTCTGAGCAAAATAGAAGTGACCTGCATGCCCTAATTCATGGGCAAGAACAAACGTTTCACGCATCTTATGTGTCCATGAAATCAGAATGTATGGATGACTTCCGTAAGGGCTTGAACAGAATGCACCTGTTGACTTTCCTTTGTTTTGTGGGAAATCTACCCAACGTTCATCATAACTTCTATTTACCATCTCTAAATAGTCCTCACCAAGAACGGAAAGAGCTCCATTAATGTATTTTTTCGATTCTTCAACTGTTATATCCGGTTCAAAGTCACTATCCACATCGAGTTTCAAGTCTGCAAATGTCATCTCATCTAAGTTGTGAATCTTTTGTAAAAGTTTTGCATATTTTCTCATGTGCGGAGCTAATTTTTCCATTATTATATCAATCTGTCTATTGTATAATGAGCGGTCAACCTTTTGATTAAATAATAAGTGATCGATGACTGAGTCAAATCCACGTAAATTAGCCATCGTTTTTTCTTTTTGAACTTGTGTTTGATACGCCGCAGCTACAGTATGTTGATAATCCTTAATTTTAGATGAGAACTTATCAAATGCAGTACGTCGCAGCTCAGTATCTGACTCATATTCAAATTCATTTTCGAATAAACCAAAGCTAAGTGGATACGATTTACCTCCAACAACAAAGTTATCAAATTCCATATCAACTAATTTAGCCTTATTATATATTGAATAAGGTGAATTTAATGTTCCTGAAAGCGATGATAATACACGTTCAACTTCAGGATGTAATGCGTGTTTTTTAAAGTCTTTAATTTCCTTTAAGAAGTTCCGATTTTCTAGAGAATCTTCCATAGCTTGTGCGATTACGGTTTCTTCAGTTTCAATGATTTCACTTCTTATGAAACTTAATTTACTTTGAAGATCAGATATAACATTCATCACCTTCATATATCTACCCTGATTTTTAGAATTTGTTTGATCGACTGAAACAGCCAGGTTCGCATATGACCCAATCAGAGTAAACACTTCAATTACTTTTTTTAATTCATCTACACATGCATTAATTGAAGTAGGTGTATTCAGTCTTCCGTTATAACGGTCGACAATTTGTTTTGTTAAATCTTTAGCATTTTCTACTGCTCTATTAAAATCGTCTTCTGTTTTATATATTGCTGATAAATCCCATGTTAACTCTTGCTCAACATCTTTTCGTTCCTTTAATATTTTCTCCATTACAATATCTCTCCTCCTATTTTTTAAATCGTTTACCCTAACACCATTATACTAAATATCCTATTAAAATTATATAAATACACTTAAGATGACTTATTAATCATTTGATCCCTATGCTTATGATAATAACGATCATACACGACACATGTTTTCGTATAATAACCATAAATAGTACGGTGGTACTTTGTAATAAATAAACATAAAACTGATAAACCAATTATTGTATTAAATCCATATTCTAGTATTTTTACGATACCAAGTTCCTGTAAACGAGTATCGAGTTCATACATAAACTGAGAATTTAAACTTTTCAATTGAGTAATGGATAAGGCTACAATGTAAATCAGACTTCTGCCGACCAGTTGTTTAGCACTCGCATACTCTCCATCCTTCGATATAACACGTTGTTTTGTAATCATCTTACCCAGTGTCTGTCCTTTTGTTATAAGTGGAATGATTAGTTCTAAAATAATAATTAATACTAAAAAAATAATAGTATTATTTCTACTAAACTCATAATAACGACTAAAATCTCTAAGATTATTATATTCAATGTGATATAAAACCATTTGTTCCCACAATACTAAAGGCATTAAAATTGAGTATAGTATAGTAAAATCTAGTATCCTCGCTCCTATTCGGACTGCACCCGATGGAAATAAATAACGTGACTTAATACGTTTCCACCATATTAAACGCTCATTATCAAGTAATTCAAACATCTTAAATCCCCCTTGTAAATTTGATATGAAACTGTTCCATTAAACTCCCTTAATGTATAGCTAAGTTATAATGTGAATTGGTATATAATTCCTAAGTTTATAGTTAAAACATATGGTAATAAATTTTATATATCTATTCATACTATAGTTTAATTTACCTTTAAAAATCAATTTATTTGAATATCGATAAAGAATGAGTTATTGATGTACTCAATAAACAAAATTATTCCATTTAAATCCTGTTATTACTCCCTTGTGATCCTAACTAATGAACAGCATCTTTTACGGTTCTCGTAATCATACAGTTATTTATTAAATAACTGTGCCTCGATGAATGCTTTCGCCTGTTTGTAACCCACATCTATTAGATTGGGAACTTGTTTCGTATAGACTGGATTATAATCATGTAAATCTAATTCTAGTAGTAAATGTTCTTTTTCTAGTTGAAGCTGGGCTGTTCTAAAAGTTGAAAAATAATATGAATTTAACATAATATCGATCATGTTTTTTGGCTTTTCCTTTGATGGATTAAGACTTACAGCAACAATTAATTCAGCACCCATTTCCTTGAGAGGAGAGATTGGAACATTTTCAACAACTCCCCCATCAACTAACATTCTACCATCTATTGTAATAGGTTTGAATATTCCAGGAATTGACGAACTTGCGAGAACTGCTTCAACAACACTTCCTTTGTTTAATATGACACGTTCCCCTGTTGCAATGTCTGTTGCTACTACGGAGAATGGTATAATTGCATCATCAAAGTTAACATCACCAATCGTATCATATAGTTTATTAGCTAACTTTTTGTTCGTTAAAAACCCCTCCTTAGAAAACGTCAACTTTGTTACACTTATCCAATTTAGGTCACTAATTATTTCCTCAATTTCTTCACAACTCTTACCAAATGCAATGAATGCACCTATAATGGCTCCAATGCTCGTCCCTGCTATACAATCTATTTTAATATTTTTATCCTCAATTGCTTTAAGCGCACCGACATGTGCAGCCCCAAGTACTGCTCCTCCTCCAAGCGCTAATCCAATATGTAATGTTTCATTATTAAGTTTATTTTTATTTACCATAGTACCCTCCGATCTTTTTTTGAATATGACTTCCTCAATACTCTTATCAGCATATGCTTAAGTTGGCAAATTATGTAACTATTATTACTATTATAACAAACTTTAAACCATTTTTCATAAAATATGAATCGAATCTATATAAATACTACTTGTTCATTAAAAAACTCTCTTTACTGATGAGTAATAATGAATCGAGTAGAGGCTAAATATTAATTATTTTCGCCCCTCTCACACCACCGTACATACGGTTCACGTATACGGCGGTTCATTTTATATTACAGTATGTACTTTTAAATAGTGGTCTAGCGCACTCGCTAGACCTCTTTTCTTTAATCTTTTATTATTAATTGCTCGTTGAACAACGTATGAGTACCCAATAAACTGGTATCCTTTGCGACAGTATGTTAATCCTTTTGCTTCTTCTTCATTAATCCCCAGTTGTACTAACGATTTGATTTGTTTGCTACATACTTTCCACTGTTTCCAGATAATTACCCTTATTCGGGCTCTTACTTTGCGGTCTATCAACCTCAGAGCGCTTTTCATCTTACTTATTCTAAAGTAGTTTACCCATCCAGTAATGAGTTGCTTTATTTTGAGTAGGCGATAGTCTAAACTTAAACTCCAACTTCTTTTTGTTAGTTGTTTAAGTTTACGTTTAAACTTAATAAGGGATAGATGATGTGGTTTTACGTGGTACCTTTTACTTCTATAGTCATAAAAGTATCCAAACCCAAGGAACTTGATGTCATTGGGTTTTCCTATTTTACTTTTGTTTGCGTTAACTATAAGACCTAGTTTCTTTTCAATGAAAGTCGTGATTGTTTTCATGACTCGATTCGCTGCTTTTTCACTTCCGACATAGATATTACAGTCATCTGCATATCTTACGAATCTTAATCCTCGTCTCGCAAGTTCCTTATCAAGTTCATTTAACATGATATTCGAAAGTAATGGGCTCAAATTCCCACCCTGCGGGGTGCCGATGGTGCTTTCTTTATACTTTCCTTGAACCATGACTCCTGATTTGAGGAACCTACTGATTAGTGACATGACATCACCATCTTTAATTGTCTTAAAGATAATGTTTATTAGCCGGTCATGATTCACTGTATCAAAGAATCGTTCTAGGTCGATATCAACTACCCAGTTATATCCATCATTAATTATCTCTAGACTTTTAATAATCGCCATCTCGCATGAGCGGCCCGGTCTAAAGCCGTAACTATTATCACTGAATTGTTGTTCATAGATTGGTGTTAACACTTGTGCTATTGCTTGTTGTATAACTCTATCAACAACAGTTGGAATTCCTAGTTGACGCTTCTTACCATTATCTTTTGGTATTTCAACTCTTTTTACTGGTTGAGGTTTATACTTCCTATCTCGTATTTGTTGAATCAATGTCTCTCGATTCTCTTTTAGGTATGTTTTCAGTTCATGAATGGTAACTCCATCAATTCCTGCTGCACCCTTATTACGATAGACTTGTAAATAAGCATCATTAAGGTTACTTCTATTTAATATTTCATTTAAAAGTGTCATACTCGTTTCGTTCCTCTCTATTATGCTGATAGATAGAGCACTGTTTCAAATTATCCTTTGGGTACGCCCATACTTTCATTCTACTAATCTAGTTCCTATCTACCCCATCTTTAGTGGTGAAACACTATAAAATGTTCAGTCCTTCATAGATGTGTGAAACACCTACTAATATGACTTCGGCTGACTTCTTACACTTAACCTTTTCCGACTATAGGGAATTTAGATACGTTTATCTAAATTTTATCTTAAACCTATAGGTGTAAGATCTCCCAGGGTAAGACATATAACTTTCCTCTCATACTCGCTAGATTTACATGATAAAGTTACGCTCATCTTTTGGACTTCAATTTGTTTAGTAATCTTATCCGTTTATCATGCCTTGATATCTAGTTTTTGTTCATCGAGCCAAGATTTCACTACACACTTCCTTCAGTTCGCACCTCACGATGGATACCTTGTGCTTCATTAGTGGTTGGTTGATGAGTACCTCCACAGTGGACTTACACCACCTAGCTATATGCCATGCCTGGCACACTAAAAAAAAGAAGCAAGGATTTCACACCTTGCTTCAAAGTAATAAGAGTTATTCCTTATGTTCAAATAAATCGATTGAACCTAGTACAATATGAGCTAATCCGAATCCAATCACACCAGCTGTTAACATTGACATGTTAGACTTATTTTTTCTAAAGCCCATCATCTTATTGTTTCCATTTCTTCTGTTAAGCGCAACACCGGTAGCAGTCACACCAGTACCTAGAATTGTTGGAATTAAACCTTCTCTCATATGTTTTTCCCTCCTTATCAATTAAAATAATTACATTATTAGGTTTTGTTTAAGATTTAATTTTATCCATGGGAAAAACTGAAATAAAAAACGACTATTTTTAGAGTTTCTCCCAATCTTTTAATTTTTTATATCAACTGATAGTGATTGAACAAAGTTCTCTTTTATATCCTGTTAAATTTTCCGTGCTTAGTAAGCAGTTAACTTATGGCACCAAATCGATTAAGTGCTGTTAATAGTGGTTTATTGTGTTATTATTTGCATATTTAAACAATCTTAAATAAGTTCATGCTTGACAATGTTTTTTTGCAAAGGACACGAACTTTAATCCTATAAGTTCTTAACCAATTTTTGAACGTCTTTCTTCCCCTTCTCAACTGCCTTATGTTCTTCCTCTTCAGTAAATCCTGTTCCATCTACTAAAACTTCATGAAAATCTTTTATACCTAAGAATTTAAAAATATCTTTTATATAATTTCCTCCATGATTCATTTTTTTATCTAAAAGCAAGGGAATCGAGCCACCAGATGATTGAATATAAACCATAGATCGTTTTTTATCATCTAATAATCCCTCAACTCTCTCTCTGCTTATCTTAATTGTAATATCGTTTTGAATGATACAATCTAAGTATTCCTTTAGAGGCGCAGGAAATAAGATACTCCACATTGGGGTAGCTATAACGTAACAATCTGCATTTTTAAATTCAATTGCTAATTCTTTAATTCTGTCTACCTCTTTTTGATCCTCTTCTGTGAGCTTATTATAGGCTTCCTGTCCAATTAACTTGTTTCGATTCTCGAAATACTTATACTTTAATCTCGGAAGTTTCATCTCGTAAAGATCAACTTCATTTAATCTATAATCAGTATTTGCCTTTAGAAATTCTTCAACTAATTCTCTCCCTACTGTTTTACTAGCAGAAAGAGTCTCTGGTTTAGAGTTACAAGTTATATAAAGTAATGTTTTCATCATTAGCACCTCGGATTATTTTAATAGTCTATTACTATTGTTTGTTTTAAGGTGCATTTTATGTGATATTAATTATGAATTTATAATCTTTTTCCTTATACGTATAACATTATATTTGAATTGAGAAGTAGAGTAGTTTTATAGAATACAATTTACAAAAACACTTAAAAATAGGGTATCCTCTTATATGAGAACACCCAGAATTCAGAATTTTATATATTTAAAATAGTTATCTTTTTACGTTTCTACAACCTTACCATCTAATAGATTAACAATCCGTGTCCCATATTCAGCTGCTTCTCTAGAGTGAGTAACCTGTACGATTGTTTTGCCTTGCTCACGGTTTATTTTTTTAAATAATTCCATAATCTCAGTTCCTGTCTTGCTATCTAAGTTTCCGATTGGTTCATCCGCTAAGATTAAGTCAGGTTCATTGATTAACGCTCTCGCTATTGCAACACGTTGTTGTTGTCCTCCTGATAATTCTCTTGGTTTATGCGTTCTTCGATCTTTAAGTCCAACTACTTCTAAAATTTTGTCTAGTTTCTCTTTATAGTCTTTTAGTTTTCCTCCATCAAGTAATATCGGAAGCAGAATATTTTCTTCAACATTTAGATTCGGTATTAAATTGTAAAACTGAAAAACAAAACCAATATCACGCCGTCTTAAGATACTTTGTTCTTTATCTTTCATAACAGATAATTCTTTATTGTTTACTAAAATAGTCCCATCAGTTGCTTTGTCGAGTCCACCTATTAAGTATAAAAGCGTACTTTTTCCTGATCCAGATGGACCCATAATAGATACAAATTCACCTTTTTTAATGGTTAAATCAATCCCTTTTAGTACATCTATTGTAACTTCACCCATTTGAAAGTTTTTGCAAATTTTATTACACTCAACTATTTTTTCCACGTATATTCCCCCTTATTCAAATTTAATTGCTTCTATGATTTCTCGTTTTGACGAGCGTATAGCCGGTAACAACGATGATAATAGTGATAAAAGAATACCACTAAAGAATCCCGCTATAAATAGTCCAGGTGTTAAGTGCATATCGATCGGTATATTAATTGCCTTCATGATATAGCTCATAACAATAACAAATATGTAACCTCCTGCTATACCAGTAATTCCACCAATAAATCCACCTGTAAATGACTCAATTAATAACATTTTAAGTAATTGTTTTTTGCTCATACCAATTGAACGATACATTGCAAGACTTTTACGTCTACCAATAAAACTTACGACAAAATTATTAAAAATACCAAAGATCCCTATAATCATTGTGATGACAGAAAATCCAAGTAACATAGTAAAAATCGATTCA contains these protein-coding regions:
- a CDS encoding NUDIX hydrolase, producing MELLNKIIHKNISDINGNPSKRRTARGIIVNGSEILLMYTKFYNDYSFPGGGVNKEEDLKTALKRELYEEIGASKIEILKEYGMLEEYRPTSDPEYDFAYMESYFFVCQVEKELGTPNLEDYEIAHGMKPVWIDINKAIAHNKAVIDNKEESMGLSIRRETFVLEHIRDHLIKK
- a CDS encoding DUF421 domain-containing protein; this encodes MDFIINTFILLSSGIILLRLFGRRSIGQMTIGEGIIMISIGSLLVSPIGNESVLNTVIIAVIYIVVIMVLQRLQVKSISFTKLLTGTSVVIVDEGKIVKNNLKKLRLTETLLEMLLRQQGVTKLSDVKTATLEPNGRVGYELYDDAKPVTFRDIKPILQALNLNTTKTPNENENIFTEIKRNK
- a CDS encoding GrpB family protein; protein product: MQIVVEDYNPEWEKQFNELKSVYKTKLKHIDIQIEHVGSTSVPGLAAKPIIDIDIIVENQDDVRKVINCLQVLGYEHQGDLGINGREAFKRKSEAVPYVQEYDAWCRHHLYVCIRGIPSLENHLRLRNYLRDNENAVREYGKLKKSLAVKYPNDIDSYIEGKTSFITNILTKVGMSRHVSDITEQNKK
- the pepF gene encoding oligoendopeptidase F, which codes for MEKILKERKDVEQELTWDLSAIYKTEDDFNRAVENAKDLTKQIVDRYNGRLNTPTSINACVDELKKVIEVFTLIGSYANLAVSVDQTNSKNQGRYMKVMNVISDLQSKLSFIRSEIIETEETVIAQAMEDSLENRNFLKEIKDFKKHALHPEVERVLSSLSGTLNSPYSIYNKAKLVDMEFDNFVVGGKSYPLSFGLFENEFEYESDTELRRTAFDKFSSKIKDYQHTVAAAYQTQVQKEKTMANLRGFDSVIDHLLFNQKVDRSLYNRQIDIIMEKLAPHMRKYAKLLQKIHNLDEMTFADLKLDVDSDFEPDITVEESKKYINGALSVLGEDYLEMVNRSYDERWVDFPQNKGKSTGAFCSSPYGSHPYILISWTHKMRETFVLAHELGHAGHFYFAQKNQNILNTRPSLYFIEAPSTMNEMLMANYLMKKTDDPRMKRWVLSSIISRTYYHNFVTHLLEAAYQREVYKIIDEGGSVQAGKLSELKRDVLEKFWGDTVKINDGAELTWMRQPHYYMGLYPYTYSAGLTVATQASRRILNEGKPAVKDWRNVLNAGGTKSPVELAKMAGVDITTEQPLLDTIEHIGNMIDEIIELTEELEEK
- a CDS encoding RDD family protein; this encodes MFELLDNERLIWWKRIKSRYLFPSGAVRIGARILDFTILYSILMPLVLWEQMVLYHIEYNNLRDFSRYYEFSRNNTIIFLVLIIILELIIPLITKGQTLGKMITKQRVISKDGEYASAKQLVGRSLIYIVALSITQLKSLNSQFMYELDTRLQELGIVKILEYGFNTIIGLSVLCLFITKYHRTIYGYYTKTCVVYDRYYHKHRDQMINKSS
- a CDS encoding patatin-like phospholipase family protein, which codes for MVNKNKLNNETLHIGLALGGGAVLGAAHVGALKAIEDKNIKIDCIAGTSIGAIIGAFIAFGKSCEEIEEIISDLNWISVTKLTFSKEGFLTNKKLANKLYDTIGDVNFDDAIIPFSVVATDIATGERVILNKGSVVEAVLASSSIPGIFKPITIDGRMLVDGGVVENVPISPLKEMGAELIVAVSLNPSKEKPKNMIDIMLNSYYFSTFRTAQLQLEKEHLLLELDLHDYNPVYTKQVPNLIDVGYKQAKAFIEAQLFNK
- the ltrA gene encoding group II intron reverse transcriptase/maturase produces the protein MTLLNEILNRSNLNDAYLQVYRNKGAAGIDGVTIHELKTYLKENRETLIQQIRDRKYKPQPVKRVEIPKDNGKKRQLGIPTVVDRVIQQAIAQVLTPIYEQQFSDNSYGFRPGRSCEMAIIKSLEIINDGYNWVVDIDLERFFDTVNHDRLINIIFKTIKDGDVMSLISRFLKSGVMVQGKYKESTIGTPQGGNLSPLLSNIMLNELDKELARRGLRFVRYADDCNIYVGSEKAANRVMKTITTFIEKKLGLIVNANKSKIGKPNDIKFLGFGYFYDYRSKRYHVKPHHLSLIKFKRKLKQLTKRSWSLSLDYRLLKIKQLITGWVNYFRISKMKSALRLIDRKVRARIRVIIWKQWKVCSKQIKSLVQLGINEEEAKGLTYCRKGYQFIGYSYVVQRAINNKRLKKRGLASALDHYLKVHTVI
- a CDS encoding FMN-dependent NADH-azoreductase encodes the protein MKTLLYITCNSKPETLSASKTVGRELVEEFLKANTDYRLNEVDLYEMKLPRLKYKYFENRNKLIGQEAYNKLTEEDQKEVDRIKELAIEFKNADCYVIATPMWSILFPAPLKEYLDCIIQNDITIKISRERVEGLLDDKKRSMVYIQSSGGSIPLLLDKKMNHGGNYIKDIFKFLGIKDFHEVLVDGTGFTEEEEHKAVEKGKKDVQKLVKNL
- a CDS encoding ABC transporter ATP-binding protein; this encodes MGEVTIDVLKGIDLTIKKGEFVSIMGPSGSGKSTLLYLIGGLDKATDGTILVNNKELSVMKDKEQSILRRRDIGFVFQFYNLIPNLNVEENILLPILLDGGKLKDYKEKLDKILEVVGLKDRRTHKPRELSGGQQQRVAIARALINEPDLILADEPIGNLDSKTGTEIMELFKKINREQGKTIVQVTHSREAAEYGTRIVNLLDGKVVET